The DNA window ATTCTGTTGCTCAGCTTGTCGACAACCACAAACACTGGCAGTTACCAAACTTTATTAATCAATTTCTGATCATCTTTGGATTATATGTTGATGACTAAAATCTTTGAAACTCCCAGACCATAATATGCAACCATTGTCCTGTTttagtattcagtaagttgaGATATGTACATTTGGAGATTACTATAAAATACTACTTGTGTCATAACATAGGGGACAGAACAgatatcaaatatttgaatgttataGAGTTTCATATATATTGAGAAATGTGAGCAATCCAGACTTGTTTTAGTAGAGGTTGTCAGTTTTTGTGTTTAGATCATGATGTAACAGCCGTATGTACAGATACAGTTTGTGAGATCAGTTACTTTACTTTGTTATTTGTTGCATAAATGTTAGACCTGTTTGTACCCATACTAGTGACACTGTCAGGATAGACatgaagagagaaaaaaatacctGTATTTGTATATAAGTCAGTGTATTGCATCATGTGTTACTCAGCTTGTGTCaccaaaatacacacacacacacattactcCAGTATTTTCCTTTTAGGACTGATATATTATACTAAAGTACTTAAACACTGGGTGCTGCTCTATTTCTAAGTATTGATGACATTTTCAGGGCTGTTGTATCTAAATATTTTCTACcctttgtattatattgtaaatattaatacatattttcCATGGACCTTGCTGTTTCTACCTTGATATTTTCATAACCATTTTGACTTTTGCTGTCTCTTCATTGGTTTGTGACTTGTGTGACTTTACAAAGGCTGGCTTTATATATGGAGACTGCTGCATACCAATCCTATGTCATAACTCCCTCCAAGGTCCTTTAATGACAACCCGTTTACTCATTCTGATCTCTTTACTTAGTTCAGCTGTTTTTTTCCTACCTCTTTTCTTTTACCAATATCTCACTGGCTGATACTGAATATTTATCAGACATGTAGCAGAAACACACATTATAGAAAGAAATTGCTGATATATAACATTGGTCAATGTGACTGTCAATCTCTGCATATCAAGATTACATAAATgtggtgttttaatttctactTTGTGAAATCATGACTTTTATCAGATTGTAAATAAAGTTCTTCAGCTTTGACTTTGGTATTTCCTCGTGGTGATATATTGTGTTGTGGCTGACTtcatgactgtatgtatgtatgtatgtatgtatgtatgtatgtatgtatgtatgtatgtatgtatgtatgtgtgtgtgtgtatgtatgtatgtatgtatgtatgtatgtatgtatgtatgtatgtgcgtgcgtgcgcgtgtgtgtgtgtgtgtgtgtgtgcgcttGTTTGTTCATAATACCTATAAGGTGAAGTCTTCAGTACAAAAACTGCacattgaaacaaaatgttaataCCCCGGTAGTTGTTAGCATTATTAACATAATACATATCCATTCTTCACATGTTGACCTACATATGAGAGTAATGAGTCAACTATTGCAAAAAGTAGGATTTATTAGATAAGTCACAAACATCATTAAAGTCCATCTAGGTAAGtaataaatgtacatcatatacataaGTTGTAggatatattcatattcatattatgtACAGCTTTGAAGGCTAAAAGCCTATGAGCCGatcaaaggtaaaaaaaaaatcaaatgttcaacAGTCCATAGTCCAAAGTTCCACGAAtagtaacatgtatataaatcaaacactatccaagtttatgttaatgatgtatttgtattcagCCCAGTGACTGTCTAGAGTGTTTTTGAAAGAGTTGATAGTATTCGCTGTAACAATTTTTGTTGGCAGTTTATTCCATGCATTGATGATCCGGTTTGGAAAAAAGTTGGCGCGAGTTGACTTCTGACACAAAGACTTCTTGAAGACTATATATCAATTCACATGGAAGACTGATATGTCTCCCAACGATCCCACAAACTAAGATCGTACATCAGTTCCGTTTCTTAGAATACATATTGTCTACACCAAAGTATACAGCAATACAATTATTCAAAACTTGAGACATAGAGGAGGATCTATCAGCTGAGTAGAGCCAGTTCCAGACTTGGAGTTAGAAATTTCTGAACCAGTATCTGTACTGTATATCCACATAACACCAACATAGAGCAAACTATGGTATGTCTCTGAAATAAAACTGAATTAGAGAGAAGTAATAATTAGATGAAGTCAAGAACTGGGAAAAAAATCACTtctaaatttgatgaaaatatttgtacaattgtctaaaactttttttttaaatttctactGCTTATTTGTGATGTTAACAACACTTAGCCGTTAAGAAAGACCAGGTGGCTGCTAAATGTATGGTAGTTATTTGAGTATTCCTATTTAGTCCTGTTGATGCAGATtaacaaattgaatgtaaatgGGCTTCCGATGGAAAGTGAAGACTTGGTTGGTTTTTAAGTATGAAtgaacagacacacacattgacaAAGCCTATTGCTTTAGCCCCCTCCAGACAGTACCCATTACAGCTAACAGGGAATGTTTTGTTGAAACTGAAAAATACAAGTAATGGTTGGCACAGGGGTGTCACAGTGCACCAGTAGAGAACTAATCTGTCTGGATTTTCAAATCTAAATTTACCCTAAAATATGTTCCTTTGATGCACCATAATCCTAAAACCCTACATCTCATGTTACAAATTGACTTTTCTGGTGTGGTCTCTGTTTATCAATGCCATCTTGCTCAATGAAATGGTTTCATTCAGTCTAGTCCATGTTTTCAAccataggtcaaaggtcactatAAATTACCTTTTATGGACTGTACACTTGatgtgaaaacaaacaaactggtCAACCAGAGCAATAGAAGACTACTACTTTGTCCCCAGATGACTGCAGGAATGACTAATAGTTTACCAGAACCTGACAACATCAATGCTCTAACTTGCAAGCTTACACTGTGGGCAAATAGAGAAATAAACACACATTAGTTTGTGatgtaatattgtaaatgaTGCCTGTGTGGTGAAAATCAAACTACAGCCTAGTATCAAATATCTGTAAGTATggacaaatacagaaataaacacACATTAGTATATATAACATAATGTTGCAAGTTACGTCTGTGTGGTAAAAAGTCAACTACACCcacctagtactagtagtagtcctTGTACCAAGTACCTACTCACAATACTTTCCTAGTTACCTTTTAGGATGCAATAAATATAGTAGTGTAGTAAACTGTATATATGAAGCAGGTAAGTTGTGTTGATGTTATTATTAAAAGTGCTAGATGCTACCAGACTAGCAAACATGGCATTACATATCTGGGAAGATGTCAGACTAGCTTGGCAAACAAAGGTAGGCCATGGAAGGAGCACTGGCCATCACTTCACAACTTTCTAAGaatttaaatcatttttttgcATAATTTTCATTGTTTGTGTTGAACTGTTAAAGAAATTGGCTTCTATTTTTAGATTCATATTTCAGTATGTTTCAGTGTGGGGAGTGTTAGTGAATTCTCTATAGTTAAAAGATTGGTGAGTTATGCTCTATATCACATCACCATGATAGGTTAATGTTGACAGCCAAGTTGTGAGATTTCTCTATGTACCGGTACTGATTGAAATTCACTATCAAAACCAGGTCTCCCCACTCTGATATAATACAGATGGTAGCTAGGTCAATGTAGACAGCCAAGTTGTGAGATGTTCTCTATGTACTGATTGAATTTCAAGAATAAAACCATGCCTTCCAACTCTGATATAATACAGATGGTAGGTACACATCCACCAGTAGCTAGCTGGCTATATCTATCAACAAGGCTTGTAAAATTGTACAAACACAGTGCAATGAAAGTCTCACGCTGACAGTACTGGTTGCAAAGCTATGATGTGAATGATAAAATCGTGTCAGGTTGTTTACACCACAATCACACAAAGTACACCAGCTGTCCATCCACAATAATGTCACAGCATACATGAGATTACATGTAATCCAATCAGGCTTTCAGTACTGGCAAGTTGTGTTGTATTAGTGAGAAATAGCAAGTCCATTACTGAAAACTACCCGGGATTACATCTAATCTCATTCATGGTAGGAAACATCTGATAAACTGCTTACAGTATTAGAAGCCAAGGACACTAAAATCATTTGGGGTTTTACAAAGTGTAGACGTCTGATGCAGTGAAACGTTGTGTGCTGATATCACCAGTTCAATGCACTTTACGAGCATTTGCTGTCATCTGACCCCTGGCTAATATTAAATCTTATATGAAAATACCTGCTGTTTTGATCAGCTAGAAATGAAAGAGTATTTTAATAAAAGTATTCATTTTCAATACAGATTGGGTTACTCTGCAGCAAATAGCAAAAAAATACAGAGAAATGCAGATTTGTGTTTAATACTTCAAGAGCAAAGGTCTGATGACACGGAAAGTACAGCTGTCTGTCCATTACTTATACACACCTTACAGTGACAGTAAATTGTTATGACATATTCACATTCCTACGAAACTTAAGTTACTATGACAATGGTTACCTTGGTGTAACAACAGCTGGGACATACATCATATTCAGGAAGATCCAACATGCAGCAATCACACCAAACATGAAAGAAGCAAACTCTGTGCAGAAAAGTAACAAGATGAAATATGACAAGAAGGAATTTCATACGGCTGAGATCCTGTGTATTACACTATGtttcagtatacatgtagatcagtAGATGCAATATGATAAAGTGTCTTTCTCctcaatattatattacaacttGAAGGTCAGGAATCTCTCAAGACATTAATAGTGTAGTGGGTTTTCTTGAAAACAACAGCAATATATTAACATAACTGGATTTATTTGTGATGCAACGTACACATAACTTTAGTTTTCAGAGCAAGTTATACAGGTTTACAATGAACAAATAGTTATGAGATAACACATCATCacataatataacaatatttcatCATACACATCATAAATAGGTTAGATTAGATCTATACTTGGCAAAAGAATAAGTACACTCTGATATGAAAATTTGgctaatatttattttgtcaaatacagtacattttatattgacaATTATGCTCCTCTCCCCTCACCACATCACCCCACATCTGGTGATTTGGATGAGTCTATGCTCCCCTCCTCTCACAACATCACCCCACATCTGGTGATTTGGAATGGGTCTAGTGTTTCTTTATGTTAAGACAACATCATTATGTTATAGGAATAAACCTACCTATACCAGCAATTAGGAACATAGCATAATAATCCCATTCTAATGCATAGTATAAGAAATCTTTGGTACCATCAGCATTCTGTGACTTGAGATGTGACCATTTCATATATGCTTCACACAGCATACATAGAACACATAACTTCCAATGTACCTGAACCAGGATATGAATTATAACAGTTAGAATTGTGTGTTTAATATTAGTATTTAACTCTCTTTTACTGTTGTGTTTTGTGGTTTAAATGATGCACATTTTTGTATATCTAATGTTTTCCTATATACAAAGTACAGTAGGGAGTGAAGCATATTATATAAGCAAAAACAATGCCTGGATCTTACAGGCTAAGTACAGTTACTACTTATGGTATAGACCTACCATAATGAAATAACCATTTATACTTTGAAGtgtgattcaaatcttgccaaagaACATTAGCCAATCAGAAGCAACTAACTTTGGTATGAATCAAACCAGAAATATGGATATCACAAACCAGCTACACTTCCCCGTAAACACGTCTCAAATACAAGTTTCAAAATCAACTGTACCATCCAGCAGTCTTGCTAAATGAAAGAACAATGTTCTGTGAAAATtgttgcaaaaaaaatattgaaaaatgtaGATGGTGAGTTTATTGACCGCTGATGTAGCATTGCATTGTCCCTGTACAAACATATAGGGAGAAACCtgaatttgatatcatttgatGGTGGTTGACTACATATACAGTCAGGTATACTCTCGATCAGAATAACATCTATCCTGACTGGAAAAAAAGATTTACAATGTGCTTTCCCTATTTATCTCAATTGGGATGATCATTTATCCTGACTGGGATAAACAGATAAATTATTTCAGATAAAGTGTACTCTTCAAACACATGTATTGAAAAATTGTCCTGGGTAACCTATGTCCAACTCCTGGCTTTTTTGTAGGTCTTTGAGAGTAGAAAACACACTTACCTGTTGCAGAAACACACCCCAAATGATTTACACATTGTACTTACACTAACTTTACTGTTGTATAATATATGTCTATATGCTTGAGCTTTGAGAAGTACACCATCTAGTAGTATAATAACAGGATCAAATTCTATGTACTTGTCTACCACTTTCCCACAGTAATCCTGtgggaataaaaaaaaaaacacgaatgggtttgtttacaaatatatattgagGTTTCAGACCATGTAACATATGGCACcgtgtaaataaatacatcactaGAGAATAttctgttttgttattttgtgtcaTTAACTTGGTTCATAGGGCCACAGTCCCTCTTGGCGTTATCATATTCATAgagcatggaggtataaggatATCCCCTTATTATAACTCCATGCATAGAGGGACTGTAATAAGGTCAATGGTATTACAACTTGTGCATGGAATTGATTTATGATTGCATGATTGATGGGGGTAACGTTGCAGTGATCAGTTTTATGTCCATTTACGATTTTGATTGTATAATCCTGCTAGCAGTCGGAGTAAGTCGGGGCTCGATTTGAGAAGGAAATGGACATTTAATAGTAAGTCTAGTCCTGctagtaatccgggactcgattctgtcGTGTCAGTAATAatatagacccgtgcaccgtctacaagcaggactaagtgtactactagtactattactACTGATCAAAGAGCTGAGCTTTACTCACacaatgtgttattttcaataCACTGTCACTGAAATATCTGTAGAGTTCATTCGAACCATGTCCACATTCTATGCACACATATTCTGCAATGTCTTCACCAGCTTCATCACCAGTTTTTAAATCATCGTTGACTTTCCCTGTTCTAATTACTTTACTGGGCGCAGCCATTTTTCAACAAATAACAAGTTCAGCGTTGGTGGCGCTCTCGACTGCGTTCAATCAGTCAGTAAGTATTAAAGTAGGCCTGAGATCCTCCCCTGTTATATAGTCTATTATAACAAACGaaggtattttatatttgtttctgCTTTTTTATTTTCGATTCTATTTTGTTTCCAACCGGTTCTGTCATCATGCCAGTTGAACCGATACATTTCAATACTTGGGATGTAATGGGAAATGACTGATTTCCTGTTTTCACCTTCATTTAGCTAGCGATAGAAATCTCTAAATCTACGCATATACGTATCTTTCTTGTATGTTTTCACTTTCCTGTGGAGACTTtcttgtgggtttttttttaccaaacgTTATAGTGCACATATTTTAACGAATTCCCAGCTTTTCATCATCCATCTTGATGTGTGTTTAAAATAAGCCTACatgtttcccccccccccccctcctccactGAATCTGGCATTCCCCCATAAATTACACATAAAAAGACATGATACAAGTATCGGGCTACGTCAGTGGAGATTCCCAACAGCGCAGAATACTTgggacacatacatatacatacatgcattgcATTGTACGTACATAATAATTTAGAAGTGTAGTAATATAAGAATGCAGTTTCCGGTGTTGATATACCGATTTGGATCAAGGATTACATTGTCTACATCTGTCAGTACGTGCTAGTACCAGTTGGCTGCATAGATCGCCGTTGAGACGTCAACACGTAGATGaatcgaaaacaacaatttgcCCTTTCACCCCGCCAAATTGACACACACTTCCCAAGACAGAGGCCCAAGATAAACAAGTTATAAGATTGGGGTTTAGCATCCGATTAGGTTTCAGTCCCGAGATATCTTTCAGTGAACCAGCAGGATGACGCTGTTACTGCGGATAATGGTATTGTGTCTTTCTATGTCATTCATACCTGCGATGGCCAAGTTCGACCTATCTCAACTATCATGGGAAGTGGAAGAGCAGTTGGCGGAGATGGAACTGCAAGGACTGCATGAAATTACAGGTATGTATCGTTAACTTATTTAGCAGCTCTATAAAATGGCACAGATGCTACCGTGCAGTCACGCCACTAGTATGGCATTTCGGATCATCATCACGAACTCTGGCACTATCTTACGAAGGTATAAATACTTACTGACGTAATGCAGGGAATTCAAAAGATgtgtgtatgaaataatgacTTCGATACTACAAAGAATAAAATAAGTGGAACAAAtctcaaacaaaaatgtcaaagtcGATAAAACACTGAAACCATACCCACGAGTACCAGGAACAAACTTTCACGACAAAGGGCATTGACATGCAACCTTCTCCGACTTCACTACTACGTGAGACGCCAAACAAAAAGAAGCAGATTTAATATAATAGTTGTCATGAGGTCAAAAGATTTGAAGGAGACCACGTACATTCGTGTTCTATTTGTCCTTTGGTTTGTCTCACCTTACAATTCCAGCATCTGCATAAGAATTCATCTGGTTTTGATTCTAGCAATGCTGTATCATTGTACACCACTAGTACAGTATGTAAGCGAATATTATGTAGCGTTTACGTTTCAGTTAGGGTCTTGGATATTATCATTTACCAATTTAATAAATCTTTCAGTCTGTGTTTAAATCATATTGAGTGAGTAACACCAGGGTTTAATTAAGAATAAAACACAGTGAGTTACCAGACTGAGTGTTAATATGAATAGAGCTAGAGAAAGAACAAAAATACATCAGTCCacatcacagtcacttgtgcgctaatattttattccaggatggtaatattctattctagaatGATCATAGTGCAAAACAATtacgttattaggtatttacgatattaAAAAATACCGTCGCCGGTGATTGCAACGGAAAATATTGGTATATTTTTAATGTCATACATAactaataacgtcattattttgtactatGATCATCCCGGAATAGAATCATcatggaatagaatattagcttacaagtgactgtggtccACATACAAACGTGTTGACCTTCCATATAGTGACCGGACGACCTTTAATATTACCTAGTGCAATACAAAAGCCTACCATGGCCATTTCACTCATTATGTTTCCGAACGActttttacccccccccccctccattgcTTATTTCTCGTAGTTGTTATCCCAGATATCAAGTCCTAATGTAAATCATCGATACAGTAACCCAATTCTATTTTTCCTCCAATTTATGACCTTTTGCTCTCATAATGCTTCCTCAATTAATTGTCAATCTTTTGCTTTCTACATCATGTACCAAACACATGGTGCAATCCTATCCTGGTGCTGACGTATTTTGCCGACGGCttctgtacatatatacatacatatattatagaAGAGAATAACAACATCAGGATAATTGATGTACTTATCGCGGTATTCAAAACTTTGATAAGTTCTCGCGGGGAGTATACAGTTCCAACAATTATGGAGTCAAAGAGAGAGAGTTTACATGTCGGGTGAAGGGGAGAGACGTGATTTTGTCTACGTCAACATGTCATAACAGGTCTAGACTGCACTGACATATGATaagtaatttcataatttcctGTCTGGTGAACTATGATATTCCCCGTGGTTTACTCCATGCCTGCGCAAAGATGTAAGTGGGTGAAGAGTAAACGAGAACTCAAAGTTTTCGTTTTGTGACTTTATGAACACGATGCAGGGTGTAAACTAATTGGGACTGTTGTAATACATTGAATACAAAGTGGTTGCTGCTTGTAATCGTATTCATTTCTACATTCTTAAAGTATTGAAAATaacttttgaaaattattgaaaGACGAGGATATCTGCAATGCAATCACTTATGAAAGTTATTGAAAGATGAAACTTGAAGATAACTGTAATACAATCATTTAGATTGAACACACTCTCAAATTACATATCTATGGTGTACGTTGATGCTACATGTGTACTGAGGACAGGAAATAAAAGGCACGTAAATCATTCAGTTagacattgtttgacatgttgAGGTTGATAGAGTACAACATGGTTCAGATTGGAAATAACACTAGATAGATCTTGACCAAGTTTGTATATGACTACAATATGGTCACAATAAATACAGTGTCATGCAACTGTTCATGAGTTCAGTCAATCACTTTGTTGCTTGACATACTGCAGTTGCGTGTTAccatgtacataacatataacgAGGTACGTCTGTCTTCCTAACACGTCAAAAGTAATTATGTTAACTGCAGATACCACGTAACCTTTGTACATAAcaaagtactacatgtacaagcaCGCGTGATGGTTAAAACGTATTTGTTATGGTCCCATAACTGCTCTATACACATCTGTTCTCTCCTCTATACCATGACATCCATATCCTCTCACTTTTCACGAGAGCATCTTGTTTCATGCTTATAACAGcgataaaatgaataaatgtacaCGAAATGTCTATTCTCTGGCGCAATCACTCTTTAGTTTATCATGGTTGTATGTAGATTATTTACAactaattttttaaaaagaggaTTATTTCCCTTCTACTCGACGTTCTTTTTCATCTTCTTCAAATCCGAAGCGAAATAGTCTATGTGGTTTTTTTTCGGTAGCACTTTTACAACTAGGATTTTTCATATGGTCATTCAACGCGTTTATttcaatatgtttatattttcaacATGTTGATGGATAGT is part of the Glandiceps talaboti chromosome 2, keGlaTala1.1, whole genome shotgun sequence genome and encodes:
- the LOC144446131 gene encoding protein ARV1-like, whose amino-acid sequence is MAAPSKVIRTGKVNDDLKTGDEAGEDIAEYVCIECGHGSNELYRYFSDSVLKITHCDYCGKVVDKYIEFDPVIILLDGVLLKAQAYRHILYNSKVSVHWKLCVLCMLCEAYMKWSHLKSQNADGTKDFLYYALEWDYYAMFLIAGIEFASFMFGVIAACWIFLNMMYVPAVVTPSVSLQVRALMLSGSGKLLVIPAVIWGQSSSLLLLWLTSLFVFTSSVQSIKVLFQRHTIVCSMLVLCGYTVQILVQKFLTPSLELALLS